A single window of Sphingobacterium sp. ML3W DNA harbors:
- a CDS encoding GNAT family N-acetyltransferase — MEAEIRKEMEEDFSQVFNLIELAFKNKKYSDHQEQFLVQKLRDSDVFEPELSLVAEFNKEIVGYILLTKIKIKNGIDEHLALALAPVAVLPAYQKRGIGAQLIRTAHSRTATLGYGAVIVLGHENYYPKFGYQPAEKYGIQLPFDVPKENCMVKELRTNALKGVHGMVEYAKEFYS, encoded by the coding sequence ATGGAAGCAGAAATCAGAAAAGAAATGGAGGAGGACTTTAGTCAAGTTTTCAATCTAATTGAACTTGCATTTAAAAATAAAAAATATAGCGATCATCAAGAGCAATTTCTAGTGCAAAAACTTAGAGATTCGGACGTATTCGAGCCCGAATTATCATTGGTAGCTGAATTTAATAAAGAAATAGTAGGTTATATATTACTAACAAAAATTAAGATAAAAAATGGTATAGATGAACATCTGGCACTAGCATTGGCCCCAGTGGCTGTTCTACCAGCATATCAAAAAAGAGGAATCGGTGCTCAGCTCATCCGTACAGCGCACAGCAGAACTGCAACTTTAGGCTATGGTGCTGTGATAGTATTAGGACATGAAAACTATTATCCAAAATTTGGATATCAGCCAGCTGAAAAGTATGGTATTCAATTACCCTTTGACGTACCTAAGGAAAACTGTATGGTAAAAGAATTAAGAACAAATGCATTAAAAGGTGTACATGGAATGGTCGAATATGCAAAAGAGTTTTACAGCTAA
- a CDS encoding DUF1501 domain-containing protein, giving the protein MKDLNKLFSELQQQKLQAVTRRHFLKDCVAGVGSIALGSFLASCGGNTNTGGAFDLNALNPLIPKSPHFPGKAKSVIYLHMAGAPSQLELFDYKPVLQTLHNQPCPESLLAGKKFAFIRGIPKMLGPQATFKQYGQSGAWVSDHLPHFSKVVDDVSFLKAVHTDQFNHGPAQLFMQTGSARLGRPSIGSWVTYGLGSENSNLPGFVVLTSGGKTPDAGKSVWGSGFLPSVYQGVQCRSKGDPVLYLADPDGMDRDLKRHAIDAINEVNKDEYDTYKDPETLSRIAQYEMAYKMQVAVPEVMDISQEPAHIHELYGTEPGKESFANNCLLARKLVEQGVRYVQLFDWGWDSHGTNASDSIDYGFRNKCREIDRPMTALIMDLKQRGLLDETLVVWGGEFGRTPMQENRDNSDMPFLGRDHHTDAYTIWMAGGGVKPGVTYGETDEIGFTGVSGRSSVHDVHATMLHLLGFDHEKFTYEFQGRPFRLTDVEGNLISAIV; this is encoded by the coding sequence ATGAAAGATCTTAATAAATTATTTAGTGAATTGCAGCAACAAAAATTGCAAGCAGTCACGCGTAGGCATTTTTTGAAAGACTGCGTGGCAGGTGTTGGAAGTATAGCGCTAGGTAGCTTTCTAGCAAGTTGTGGTGGTAATACGAATACGGGTGGAGCTTTTGATCTGAATGCTTTAAATCCATTGATTCCAAAATCTCCACATTTTCCTGGAAAAGCAAAAAGTGTTATTTATCTGCATATGGCAGGTGCACCTTCTCAATTGGAGTTGTTTGACTATAAACCGGTGCTACAAACATTACATAACCAACCTTGTCCGGAATCGCTTTTGGCGGGTAAGAAGTTTGCTTTCATACGGGGTATCCCTAAGATGTTGGGCCCGCAGGCCACCTTTAAACAATATGGACAAAGTGGTGCTTGGGTATCGGACCATTTACCACACTTTAGTAAAGTGGTGGACGATGTCAGTTTCCTAAAGGCGGTGCATACGGATCAATTCAACCATGGCCCTGCACAATTATTTATGCAGACAGGAAGTGCAAGACTTGGAAGACCGAGTATCGGCTCTTGGGTAACCTATGGTTTGGGATCGGAGAATAGTAACTTACCAGGATTTGTTGTTTTGACCTCAGGAGGGAAAACGCCCGATGCAGGAAAAAGTGTATGGGGTTCGGGTTTCTTGCCGTCAGTTTATCAAGGTGTGCAATGTCGTTCCAAAGGTGATCCTGTACTTTATCTTGCTGACCCCGATGGTATGGATAGAGACTTAAAGAGACATGCCATAGATGCCATCAATGAAGTGAATAAAGACGAATATGATACTTACAAAGATCCTGAAACACTATCGCGAATAGCCCAATATGAGATGGCTTACAAAATGCAGGTCGCAGTTCCAGAAGTGATGGATATCAGCCAAGAGCCTGCACATATTCATGAATTGTATGGTACAGAACCTGGGAAAGAATCCTTTGCAAATAATTGCTTGTTAGCGCGTAAGCTCGTTGAGCAGGGTGTGCGTTATGTACAATTATTCGATTGGGGCTGGGATAGTCATGGAACCAATGCTTCCGATTCTATCGATTATGGATTTCGAAATAAATGTAGAGAGATAGATCGACCGATGACGGCATTGATCATGGACTTGAAACAGCGCGGATTGTTGGATGAAACATTGGTCGTGTGGGGTGGTGAATTTGGTAGAACTCCGATGCAAGAAAACCGAGATAACAGCGATATGCCTTTCTTAGGACGTGATCATCATACCGATGCTTATACGATATGGATGGCTGGCGGTGGAGTCAAGCCCGGAGTGACCTATGGAGAGACGGATGAAATCGGTTTTACTGGGGTCAGTGGTAGGTCTTCAGTGCATGATGTACATGCTACTATGCTCCATTTACTCGGTTTCGACCATGAAAAATTTACTTATGAATTTCAGGGAAGGCCTTTCCGTCTTACGGATGTAGAAGGCAACCTGATCAGTGCAATTGTTTAA
- a CDS encoding dihydrodipicolinate synthase family protein: protein MIIKKIEGLIAAPFTPFDENGDLNLEQIPAYYQSLKSNQVKGGFICGSTGEGVSLTFQEKVAVVQAWSTLTKTDPDFKLIVLLGGTNIRECIELAKISEEEGVDAISFTSPFYFKPANVGQLAACCVEIAAAAPNTAFYYYHIPVLTGGNYPMIDLLKAVDGVIPNFAGIKYTHEDFMDFLSCMNYAGRKYDMLWGRDENMLSSLILGAKGAVGSTYNYAAPLYHDLISAFNAGDFERANALQQKSIDMITLLAKYGGISVGKTYMKLIGLDCGEFRLPIKNMSQEQFVAFQSDVAELEFASFSSK from the coding sequence ATGATAATTAAAAAAATCGAAGGCTTAATTGCAGCTCCATTCACACCATTTGATGAAAACGGTGATTTAAATTTAGAGCAAATTCCCGCATACTATCAATCCTTAAAAAGTAATCAAGTAAAAGGTGGGTTTATTTGCGGTTCGACGGGCGAGGGAGTTTCCTTGACATTTCAAGAGAAAGTCGCAGTGGTACAGGCTTGGTCAACCCTAACCAAGACTGATCCAGATTTTAAATTAATTGTACTTTTGGGAGGAACCAATATTAGAGAGTGTATAGAGCTGGCTAAAATTTCGGAAGAAGAAGGAGTCGATGCCATTTCATTCACATCGCCATTCTACTTTAAGCCTGCTAATGTTGGACAATTAGCGGCCTGTTGTGTCGAGATTGCCGCAGCAGCTCCAAATACTGCCTTTTATTATTATCATATCCCTGTCCTGACTGGAGGGAACTATCCAATGATCGATTTATTGAAAGCAGTAGATGGTGTCATTCCAAACTTTGCCGGTATTAAATATACACATGAAGACTTTATGGACTTCTTATCTTGTATGAATTATGCTGGTCGTAAATACGATATGTTGTGGGGTAGAGATGAAAACATGCTTTCTTCTTTGATTTTAGGAGCAAAAGGAGCTGTTGGCAGTACCTATAATTATGCTGCACCGTTATATCATGATTTGATATCTGCATTTAATGCTGGTGATTTTGAACGCGCAAATGCTTTACAGCAAAAGTCTATCGATATGATTACGTTATTGGCTAAATATGGTGGAATATCGGTAGGGAAGACCTATATGAAATTAATTGGATTAGATTGCGGAGAATTTAGATTACCAATCAAGAATATGTCTCAGGAACAATTTGTAGCATTTCAATCTGATGTAGCAGAATTGGAATTCGCTTCCTTTTCTTCCAAATAA
- a CDS encoding DUF1553 domain-containing protein, translating into MKRKLVVVSLLLCAIVAIGLFTFQKEDSVDFSADVKPLLNKHCITCHGGVKKNGNFSLLFEEEAFAKTESGKPAIIAGDADHSEFIKRLTSEDPELRMPYNAPKLTDEEISILTRWVNEGAKWGEHWAYTLPEHVEVPKPFSFASLFGMKPKGISNNIDFFVQDKMNQEGLTFSDQADKETLLRRLYLDIVGLPPTLTEVESFINDNREEAYELRVDSLLASQQYGEKWASWWLDLARYADTKGYEKDASRRIWPYRDWLIKSLNKDMPYDEFTIEQLAGDLLPEPTKDQLIATAFHRNTMNNDEGGTDNEEFRVASVLDRVNTTYQVWLSTTFECIQCHSHTYDPFKFEEYYQSVAFFNNTRDEDTQGDHPRLRFYKPEDEKRVDSIKYWLTKNGHQDLIRSTDLFLQTLEPKIHAHYSDQVENGALYDTKWLGVRSGGSARLKNISLQGKKQLYINYWTDLKGGVIEVRKGSKDGPLLSEVQLPNTSGRQVIQAAIKDEAGVHDLYLIFRNPSAGKDQPICMIEWFALREGLPVANNVESQSMQNTFLQLINTNPESVPIMIENPADMHRKTHVFERGNRLTLGEEVQPGVPATLNTFPEGAPKNRLGFAKWIVSKDNPLTARTLVNRVWAQLFGRGLVEPLGDMGTQSIPSMHTDLLDYLALDLMHSKKWSMKSLIKDIVMSSTYKQSSSLKKSDADKDPANIYLARGPRFRLSAEQIRDQTLAVSGLLSKKMYGPSVMPFQPDGVWMTVYSGESWATSEGEDQYRRGLYTFLKRTSPYPSFISFDASSREVCLGDRIRTNTPLQALTTLNDPVYIEAAKHLSRRMQKDGAGSPKSIISHGYKELMLKSPTEDKVVALEKLYQAALQNFNKKPAEAAKFMAASADESKDPSLTSKAAYMVVANALLNLDEFLTKS; encoded by the coding sequence ATGAAAAGAAAACTTGTCGTCGTATCCCTCTTATTGTGTGCAATCGTTGCTATCGGATTGTTCACCTTTCAGAAAGAAGATTCTGTGGATTTTAGTGCTGATGTAAAGCCCCTTCTCAATAAGCATTGTATTACTTGCCATGGCGGAGTAAAGAAAAATGGGAATTTTAGTTTACTTTTTGAAGAGGAAGCCTTTGCTAAAACAGAGTCGGGAAAGCCAGCTATCATCGCAGGAGATGCGGATCATAGTGAATTTATAAAACGTCTTACCAGTGAGGACCCTGAGTTAAGGATGCCCTACAATGCTCCAAAGTTGACTGATGAAGAAATCAGTATTTTGACTAGATGGGTAAATGAAGGAGCGAAATGGGGAGAACATTGGGCTTATACTTTACCAGAACATGTTGAAGTACCGAAACCTTTTTCTTTTGCAAGCTTATTTGGTATGAAACCTAAAGGAATATCCAATAATATTGATTTTTTCGTACAGGATAAAATGAATCAAGAAGGCTTGACCTTTTCTGATCAAGCAGATAAAGAAACTTTACTACGTAGGCTCTATTTGGATATTGTGGGCTTACCACCAACGCTAACAGAAGTGGAATCATTTATTAATGATAACAGAGAAGAAGCCTATGAACTGCGAGTAGATAGTTTACTCGCCTCGCAACAATATGGAGAAAAATGGGCGAGCTGGTGGCTCGATTTGGCACGTTATGCCGACACAAAAGGCTACGAGAAAGATGCTTCTAGACGTATATGGCCATACCGAGATTGGTTGATAAAATCCTTGAATAAGGACATGCCTTATGATGAATTTACCATAGAGCAGCTAGCCGGTGATTTATTGCCAGAGCCTACTAAAGACCAGTTAATCGCTACAGCTTTCCATCGCAATACCATGAATAATGATGAGGGAGGAACAGATAATGAAGAGTTTCGGGTAGCATCTGTACTCGATCGGGTCAATACGACTTATCAAGTTTGGTTGAGCACCACATTCGAATGTATACAATGTCATAGTCATACATACGACCCTTTTAAATTTGAAGAATACTACCAATCTGTTGCATTTTTTAACAACACGCGAGATGAAGATACACAAGGTGATCATCCGAGGTTACGCTTTTATAAACCGGAGGATGAGAAACGTGTAGATAGTATCAAATATTGGTTGACAAAGAATGGTCATCAAGATTTAATTCGTTCGACCGATTTGTTTTTACAAACATTAGAACCCAAAATTCATGCACATTACAGTGATCAAGTAGAAAATGGTGCTTTATATGATACCAAATGGTTAGGGGTACGTTCAGGAGGAAGTGCACGGTTAAAAAATATTTCGCTGCAAGGTAAGAAGCAACTCTATATCAATTATTGGACTGATTTAAAAGGTGGAGTCATTGAAGTGAGAAAGGGTAGTAAGGATGGGCCATTGTTAAGTGAAGTACAGCTTCCTAATACTTCTGGTAGACAGGTGATTCAGGCAGCTATTAAAGATGAAGCTGGGGTTCATGATCTCTACCTCATCTTTAGAAATCCAAGCGCGGGAAAAGATCAACCGATTTGTATGATTGAGTGGTTTGCGCTACGAGAAGGACTACCTGTTGCAAATAATGTTGAATCGCAAAGCATGCAAAATACATTTTTACAGCTGATCAATACGAATCCTGAAAGTGTGCCGATAATGATTGAAAATCCAGCAGATATGCATCGAAAAACACATGTTTTCGAAAGGGGGAATAGATTGACATTAGGAGAAGAAGTACAACCAGGAGTACCAGCAACTTTGAATACATTTCCTGAAGGAGCGCCAAAAAATAGATTAGGTTTTGCAAAATGGATTGTGAGTAAAGATAATCCATTGACTGCACGTACCTTGGTTAATAGGGTATGGGCACAATTATTTGGAAGAGGGTTGGTAGAACCGCTTGGTGATATGGGTACGCAAAGTATTCCTTCTATGCATACAGACTTGTTAGATTACTTAGCATTAGATTTGATGCACTCTAAAAAATGGAGTATGAAGAGCTTAATCAAAGATATAGTCATGTCATCTACTTATAAGCAATCTTCAAGTTTAAAGAAGAGTGATGCTGATAAGGATCCTGCAAATATTTATTTAGCTCGTGGACCAAGATTTAGGCTTTCTGCTGAACAAATTCGTGATCAAACGTTAGCTGTTAGTGGTCTGCTAAGTAAAAAAATGTATGGTCCATCGGTGATGCCTTTTCAACCTGATGGTGTTTGGATGACCGTATATAGTGGTGAGTCTTGGGCTACAAGTGAGGGTGAAGATCAATATAGAAGAGGACTTTATACCTTTCTGAAAAGAACAAGTCCTTACCCTTCATTTATTTCATTTGATGCTTCCAGTAGGGAAGTCTGCTTGGGCGATCGTATTCGTACGAACACACCATTGCAAGCCCTGACCACATTAAATGACCCAGTCTATATAGAGGCTGCTAAGCATTTATCTCGACGGATGCAAAAAGATGGTGCAGGTAGTCCGAAATCTATAATTAGTCATGGTTACAAAGAGCTCATGTTAAAGAGCCCTACTGAAGATAAAGTCGTGGCATTAGAGAAATTGTATCAAGCGGCACTCCAAAATTTTAATAAGAAACCTGCTGAGGCCGCTAAATTTATGGCTGCTAGTGCAGATGAATCTAAGGACCCATCATTAACATCAAAAGCCGCCTATATGGTTGTGGCAAATGCATTGTTAAACTTGGATGAATTTCTAACAAAATCGTAA
- a CDS encoding sugar phosphate isomerase/epimerase family protein codes for MKYLYSIMLFCLWALLSQAQVKDNLKIKYYCTNWGMAESWDSYCAKVSQAGYDGLETWLPAAGPDRTAMFEALKKHKLSLGLLSGGGGANFEQYLSSFAKNVEEAAQQKPDYINCHTGKDYYTFEQNKALIDATTSISKKTGIPITHETHRGRFSFAAHITKNYLQQIPELKLTLDISHWCNVHESMLSDQKEAVQLALSRTSHIHARVGHPQGPQVNDPAAPEWKSTLDQHLAWWDEIVRLHKENNAGILRITTEFGPAGYLPTLPYTQQPVADQWSINVFMLNLLKTRYKS; via the coding sequence ATGAAATATTTATATAGCATCATGCTGTTTTGTTTGTGGGCTTTACTAAGTCAAGCTCAAGTGAAAGATAATCTTAAAATTAAGTATTACTGTACCAACTGGGGTATGGCAGAATCATGGGACAGTTACTGTGCCAAAGTGAGCCAGGCAGGATATGATGGTCTAGAGACTTGGTTACCTGCTGCAGGGCCCGATCGTACAGCAATGTTCGAGGCATTAAAGAAACATAAACTCTCACTTGGACTATTGAGTGGAGGTGGTGGTGCAAATTTTGAGCAGTACCTGAGCTCATTTGCCAAAAATGTCGAGGAGGCTGCTCAACAGAAACCTGATTATATCAATTGCCATACCGGTAAAGATTATTATACCTTCGAGCAGAATAAAGCATTGATTGATGCAACAACATCCATATCCAAAAAAACAGGTATTCCAATAACACACGAAACCCACCGTGGAAGATTTAGTTTTGCAGCTCATATCACAAAAAATTATTTGCAACAAATCCCAGAGTTGAAGTTAACTTTGGATATATCGCATTGGTGCAATGTTCATGAATCTATGCTATCTGATCAGAAAGAGGCAGTTCAATTGGCATTATCAAGAACAAGCCATATCCATGCTCGAGTAGGTCATCCTCAAGGGCCACAAGTCAATGATCCAGCAGCACCAGAGTGGAAATCCACATTAGACCAACATTTAGCATGGTGGGATGAAATTGTGAGACTTCATAAGGAGAATAATGCAGGAATTTTAAGGATTACGACCGAGTTCGGTCCTGCAGGCTATTTACCTACTTTACCTTATACACAACAACCTGTTGCTGATCAGTGGAGTATCAATGTATTCATGTTAAATCTTTTAAAAACACGCTATAAATCATGA
- the nanU gene encoding SusD family outer membrane lipoprotein NanU: MKKNIFTYIILGSLTCMGMSSCSNNLELSPISNYSDAVYWKTADQFDSFVVGLHARFRTHERSFLFLGELRSGTFGNDPGTTASFTGEASQGIERMWQHNLDMDNPGVSNFGGLYDQINQLNLLISKLNISTVLSEDSKNYYLGIAHGMRAFYYFQLYRSWGDAVIQTDAIDKIDVSNLAKEASPAAEVLKLIKSDIESSNAGFGTDYSIRQARSFWSKGATLMLQAEVYLWSAHREGGKQDATIAKNALTDIKSNLSLGLQPDFKNVFDVKSNGNNEMILGIRHKLNEASLGFISDFVPNANILVNFYDSLSNRSFSVTQDNYGGILRVPTRINTYRNYHDLDERKNSSIQAAYSKDDVGNYKIAGCFLYKYQGEQNAGSRAYSNDFPIYRYADLLLLMAEAKVILGESPKEEINQVRARAFGSHYQESIFGYPNQIIDKDPVEAILNERKLEFLAEGKYWYDLRRFGDKYVFAHTGLSSQEAYKLLWPIDRKSLTNNRALKQTAGYPQF; this comes from the coding sequence ATGAAAAAAAATATATTTACCTATATTATTTTAGGCAGCTTAACCTGTATGGGCATGAGCTCATGTAGCAACAATTTAGAACTCAGTCCAATAAGTAACTATAGTGATGCGGTTTATTGGAAAACTGCAGATCAATTCGATTCTTTTGTAGTGGGTTTGCATGCTCGCTTTCGTACGCATGAACGAAGTTTTTTATTTTTAGGAGAACTCCGTTCAGGTACCTTTGGTAATGATCCGGGTACTACAGCCTCCTTTACAGGTGAAGCTTCGCAAGGTATAGAACGGATGTGGCAACATAATTTGGATATGGATAATCCAGGAGTATCTAACTTTGGAGGACTATATGATCAGATCAATCAACTCAATTTATTGATCAGTAAGTTGAATATATCCACTGTACTTTCGGAGGATAGTAAGAACTATTATTTGGGTATCGCGCACGGTATGCGTGCATTTTATTATTTTCAATTGTATAGATCTTGGGGAGACGCGGTTATCCAAACAGATGCTATCGACAAGATAGACGTTTCTAATTTAGCTAAAGAAGCATCGCCAGCAGCAGAAGTATTAAAATTGATCAAATCCGATATCGAAAGTTCTAATGCAGGTTTTGGTACAGATTATTCTATTCGTCAAGCACGCTCATTTTGGTCAAAAGGAGCAACGCTGATGCTACAGGCGGAAGTTTATTTGTGGTCTGCACATCGTGAGGGAGGAAAGCAAGATGCGACGATTGCTAAAAATGCTCTAACAGATATTAAGTCAAATTTATCATTGGGTCTGCAACCAGACTTCAAAAATGTTTTCGATGTCAAAAGCAATGGTAATAATGAAATGATATTGGGTATTAGACATAAATTGAATGAAGCTAGTCTCGGGTTCATCAGTGACTTCGTCCCTAATGCAAATATTCTTGTTAATTTCTATGACTCATTATCTAATCGTAGTTTTAGCGTCACTCAGGATAATTATGGTGGTATTCTACGTGTCCCGACTCGGATCAATACCTATCGTAACTACCATGATTTAGATGAACGAAAAAACAGTTCTATACAGGCTGCTTATAGCAAGGATGATGTGGGAAATTACAAGATAGCAGGTTGTTTTCTATATAAGTATCAAGGAGAGCAAAATGCTGGATCAAGAGCTTATAGCAATGATTTTCCAATATACCGTTACGCAGATCTTTTATTACTCATGGCTGAAGCGAAAGTCATTTTAGGCGAAAGCCCAAAAGAGGAAATCAATCAAGTTCGTGCGCGAGCTTTTGGTAGCCATTATCAGGAAAGTATTTTTGGATATCCAAATCAAATTATCGATAAGGATCCAGTAGAAGCGATTCTAAACGAGCGTAAATTAGAATTTTTGGCAGAAGGTAAGTACTGGTATGATTTAAGAAGATTTGGTGATAAGTATGTCTTTGCACATACAGGTCTTTCTTCTCAGGAAGCATATAAACTCCTTTGGCCAATCGATCGCAAATCGCTTACCAACAATAGGGCACTTAAACAAACAGCAGGCTACCCTCAATTCTAA